GTGCTGATCGACGCCCCGGAAGCCGTGAAGGGCATCGCGCTGGTCTGCCACCCGCACCCGCTGTTCGGCGGCGCCAACACCAACAAGGTCGCGCACACGCTGGCGCGCGCCTACCGCGACCTCGGCTTCGCGGTGATCCGGCCCAACTTCCGCGGCGTCGGCAAGAGCGAGGGCGAGCACGACCACGGCGAGGGCGAGACCGAGGACATGCTGTCGGTGCTGAGCTGGGCCGAGTCGCGCTGGGGCGCGCTGCCGCTGGCGCTTGGCGGCTTCTCCTTCGGCGGCTACGTGCAGGTGCGCGTGGCCAACCGCCTCGCCGAGGGCATCGCGCCGCCGCGTCAGCTCGTGCTGGTGGGCATGGCCGCCGGCGACACCACCGGCAGCGGCCGCCGCTACGACACCCCGGCGCTGCCGAAGGGCATCCCCGCGCTGGTCATTCACGGCGAGAACGACGACACCGTGGCGCTCGCCAACGTGCTCGACTGGGCGCGCCCGCAGGAGCAGCCGGTCATCGTCATCCCCGGCGCCGACCACTTCTTCCACGGCAAGCTGCACCTGATCCGCGAGCTGATCGCGCGCAACGTCGCTCCTGCCTGAGCCGCACCGACCGCTTTCCCTAATTTCGGGCGCGGCGCGCGCGGCGTATCGTCTCCTGCACGCCACGGGAGACACGCCGCCATGAAACTGCTCGCCTCGCTCACCAGCCCCTACGCACGCAAGATCCGCATCGTCCTCGACGAGAAGGGCTTGCCCTTCGAGCTCGTCGTCGACTCCCCCTGGGAGGCCAACACCCGCATCCCCGAGTTGAACCCACTCGGCAAGGTGCCCGTGCTGATCGCCGACAGCGGCGAGACCTTCTTCGACTCGCCGGTCATCGCCGGCTACCTCGAAACCCTCGACACCGCACCCGCGCTGCTGCCCGCCAGCGGCCTCGACGCCGTGCGCGTGCGCCAGACCGAGGCGCTGGCCGACGGCGTCACCGACGCCGCCGTCGCCGCGCTGCTCGAATCGCGCCGCCCCGACGGCGAGCGCAGCGACCGCGAGATCACCCGCCAGAAGGACAAGATCGACCGCGGCCTCGCCGAGCTCGAGCGCCGCCTCGACGATCGCCACTGGTTCAACGGCAACGCCATGCAGCTCGGCGACATCGCCGCCGCCGTCGCCCTCGGCTACCTCGACCTGCGCTTCGCCGCTCTGGACTGGCGCGGGCGGCATCCGGGGCTGGTGCCGTTTGCGGAAAGGATGTTCGGGCGCGAGAGCTTCAAGCGCACGCAGCCGCCGGCGGGGTGAGGGCATGAGCCAATGAAAGACCTGACCTCAGGCTCACGCTGTCAGTAACGACACTGCGCGATCAGCAAGACTTCGCCCTCGACCGCATACACCAGCCGGTGGCGGTCATCGATGCGGCGCGACCCGAACTCCGCTAGCTGGTGCTTCAACGGCTCGGGCTTGCCGATGCCCGTGAAGGGATGCCGACGGATGTCCTCGATCAGCGTATTGATCTGCTTGAGCTGCTTGCGGTCGGTCTCGTGCCAGTAGAGGCAGTCCTCCCAGGCGTGATCCGAGAACCTAGACTGCATCGTCCGTCTCGATCAGCGCGCGCGGCTCGCCACCGCCTGCGCGCAACTGCTCCACCGACTCCATCAGGCGCTTCGCACCCTTCGGTGAGCGCAGCAGATACGCCGTCTCTTCGAGCGCGTTGTAATCGTCCAGCGACATGATCACCATTGGCTTGCCGCGCTGCGTCGTCAGCAGCACCGGCGCGCAGTCCTCGTTGACGCTGCGCATCACCTGCGCCAGGTGCGTGCGGGTGTAGTTGTAGGTCAGGGCTTCCATCGCGGTCTCCAGGTTCCACTTTGTACAACGTTCAGCACAACCCTCACGCGCTCGCACCCGCGGCGTGGCGCGAGCGCGTGAGCAGATGAAAGACCTGACCCCGGGATCTGCGGGATCTGAGCACGTGCGGGATCTGAGCACGGGATCCCAACCACCACACCCCTTTGTCACATGTTGACAAGCCGATCCGGAGCACTTGTCAGATTCCGCCCCCGGATCGTGTCAACTCAGCGGAACTAGTTCACGGAAAACTGGGGTTTTGAGACTGGCACGGGGATTGCAGATGGGTACGCAAGCGGATCTTTCCGTGGTTTCCCATCAAGGAGAACTGAAATGAAAAAGATGCAGCAAGGCTTCACCCTGATCGAACTGATGATCGTCGTTGCGATTATTGGCATTCTGGCGGCGGTGGCGCTGCCGGCGTACCGGGATTATGTCGTTCAGGCTGCGGGCGGCGCAGCGATGAAGGGAGTTAGTGCTTGGGTTTCGAAGGCGCAGGTCTGTGTTCAAGCTGGAGTTGGATGTGCAGAGATGCATGCTGAGGCTAAGCCGGCTGAACTAGTCGTAGCAGCCGCCATTGCAGATGGTGTTGGTGGCACCGCCGTCTGGACTAATGACAAGTGCGTGGTGACTGCCACCCTCGGTGCCGATGGCGGCCTCACTTACGGAGCAGTAGGCGTGGATGCTGCTAACAATGCTCTTTGCACCGCAGGCGCAGGCCTCTGATGTATTGCTGTCGATAAATATGACCGAGGCTGTTGATAAAGGATAGCAGTAGCGCAGTAGCAGCCCCCTTAAAGGAGCCCGCCATGAACAGCTTGGCGGGCTCTTTTACTTGGCAGCGCAAGTAATGCTCTGATCTCAAAATGGCTCAACTGGTGTTCCAGCGTGCTGAAGACTCACCAAGTAAAACTGAGCCTTATGCTTCTCTTCAGCTTGAGGAAGTCGTGATGAAAAGAGTCCAACAAGGATTCACGCTTGTCGAACTGATGATTGTTGTTGCGATTATCGGGATCCTGGCGGCAGTAGCTCTACCGAGTTACCGTAATTACGTTGCCCAAGCACAAGGTGCGGCAGCTATGAAAGGTGTTCTGAGTTGGGCTGCTAAAGCGCAAGCATGTGTTATGACTGGGCTTGGATGTGTTTCGCTCTCAGCCGAACTTGCAACCGTTTCACAACTGGCAGGCTCTTCGGCAATTTCGGATGGAGTCGCATCTACGCTGGTATGGGATACGGGTACTTGTTCGGTTACGGCGACGATAACCCCACAAGGCGGTATTTCCTATGCGGCAGCCAGTACGGGATCGGGAGCGACGAACTCGCAGTGTCAGTCTGGTGCAGGCTTGTGAATGGTGAAAGGAGAGAGTGAATAGGGGGTCAGGTCTTTCATTCACTCAGGGGTCAGGGGTCCAGGGGTCAGGGGTCAGGTCTTTCATTTGCTCACCTAACAGCGTGATGCACAAGGCTGTGAACGATCCGAAAAGCTGTATGTCATAGACCTATCTCCAGACTCCTTGTCCTGCAACGATGCGCGGCCAACTCGACCCCCAGTCCTCGATGTTCCACTACTTCTCGCCGGAGTCGCGTGTGCCGGCGGATCATCCGCTGCGACGGGTGAAGCGTTTGGCCGACCGTGCCCTGGGCGCAATTTCTGGGGAGTTGGACGCGCTGTACTCCTCGGTCGGTCGCCCATCGATTCCGCCAGAGCGACTGCTCAAGGCGCAATTGCTGATTGCGCTGTATTCGGTTCGCTCGGACCGGCAGTTCTGCGAACAACTCGACCACAACATCCTGTTCCGCTGGTTTCTCGACATGGATCTCGAGAGCCCGACGCTGGACCAGTCGAACTTCAGCCGCCTGCGCGAACGCCTGGTTGCCACCGACGTGGCCCGACGCTTCTTCGATGAGGTCGTCAATCTGGCCCGCAAGCAGAAGCTGCTGTCCTCGGACCACTTCACGGTCGACGGCACGCTGATCGATGCCTGGGCTTCGTTCAAGAGCTTCAAGCCCAAGGGTGGCACCCCGCCCAAGGACGGTGATGACGGCACCGGGATGGTCGACTTCAAGGGCGAGAAGCGCTCGAACGCCACGCATCAAAGCACGACCGATCCCGAGTCTCGACTCATGCGCAAGGGCAACGGCCAGCCGGCCAAGCTCAGCTATGGCGGGCATGTGCTCATGGAGAACCGCAATGGGCTGTGCGTCGACATCCTCATCACCGAATCGACCCAGGCCGAGCACCGTGCCGCGCGGCAGCTGCTCACTCGCGCACGACGACGGCACATTCACCCCAAGACGCTCGGCGCCGACAAGGGCTACCACGTGAAGGAATTTGTCGCGCACTTGCGCGAGCACGCGGTGCGACCGCACATCGCGCGCATCAAGGATCGGAAGACGCCCGGCCTGGATGGGCGAACCACCCGAACCAAGGGTTACCAGGTCAGCCAGCGAAAGCGAAAGCGCGTCGAGGAGATCTTCGGTTGGTTGAAAACGGTCGGCGGATTGCGAAAGACCCGTTTCATCGGCCAGGCGAAGACCCAGATGGCGGCCTTCATTTCTGGTGCTGCATACAACCTGCTCCGAATCGCGAAATTGAGCGTTTCGGAGGTGAAGGCATGAGCGCAGGTGCGCAAACGGGCCTTCGTGGTCGCCCTTGCGGCCACGAAGACAATTCGAACGCGGAGCGAAGGCGATTCCGGAAAACGATGTCACGATGAAACTCGACCTGAACCTCAGTGCTGGCGCGGTACCGCCGGCTTTTGCATCACGCTGCTAACCTCACCTCACCTCACCTCACCTCACCTCGCCCTCAAGCCCGCCGCGCTCACGCCCGGCGGGCTTTCTCTTTCTTGGCCCGACTGCCGCCCAGCTCGTCCTTCATACCAGCGGCAAGCCCGTCTGCATCCACGGCAGCGCCGCGCGCAGCCGCGACAGTTCCTGATCCACGACCAGCCACACCACATCGACGTCGACCGCCAGAAAGTCCTGCACCAGGATGTCCCTGAAGCCGGATATCGCACGCCAAGGCGCATCCTGCCCGCTTGCCGCTCGTATCCGGAAACCTCGGACGCCGTCGATCAGCGGCCCACGCTTGCGCACGACATGCCCTCGTCTACAGTGAAAGCACCGGCACGCCGCGCCACGCCGGCCTCGCACAACGACAACGGAGACCGGAACATGGCCGAGAAGCTCGAACCCCACATCGCGCAGAAATCGCCCTTTGCCGTCGAGGTCGAGGCGGGCGGGAAGTACTTCTGGTGCGCCTGTGGCCACAGCAAGAAGCAGCCTTTCTGCGACGGCTCGCACAAGGGCACCGGGTTCGCGCCCGTCGCCTTTACCGCCGAGCAATCGGGCACCGTCTATCTGTGCGGCTGCAAGCACACGGCCAACGCGCCGTATTGCGACGGCACCCACGCCAAGCTGTGACCGGCCGGTGATGCGCGCCCTGCTCGCCTGCCTGTGCCTGTTGCTGCCCTTTGCCGCCGCGCGCGCCGAGACGGGCGAAGCGGCCTTGTGGGCAGCCCTGCGCGATGGCGGCCACGTCGCATTGATCCGCCACGCGCTCGCCCCCGGCACCGGCGACCCGCCCGGCTTCCGGGTCGATGACTGCGCCACCCAGCGCAACCTGTCGGCGGCAGGGCGGGCGCAGGCGCGTGCGATCGGCGAGCGCTTTCGCGCCAACGGCATCGCCACCGCGGCGATTTTCTCCAGCCAGTGGTGCCGCTGCCTGGATACCGCGCGCGAGATGGGATTGGGCGAAGCGGTGGCCTTTCCGGGGCTGAACTCCTTTTTCGCCGACCGCGGCGAGGAGGCGTGGCACACCGCCGCGGCGCGCGCGCTGATCGCGGAACGCGCGCACGGCCCCGTGCCGCTGGTGCTGGTGACGCACCAGGTCAACATCACCGCGCTGTCGGGGGTGTTCCCGGCCTCGGGCGAGATCATCGTGATGCGGCTCCACGGCGCCACGCTGAGCCTCGCAGGCCGCATCCGGACCGATTGAAGCGACCGCCCACGCCCTCGGTCGCAGGCGCTGCGCGAGGGCGCCCCGCCCATGCGCTCGCAGCCAGGCCGGCGTACGCGCGCGCGGCTTGATCCGGCACAGGGCGTTGGCGACCCAGGTCTGGGACAATGGCGGTCGTGCCACGATGGATCTCCCGACCATGTCCGAGCCCCCCTCCGCCCCCAGCCCCGCGGCCGACGCCCCGCGCGCCCTGCTCGTCCTCACCAACCTGCCCGATGCCGCGCACGCGCAAACGCTCGCCGCGGCGCTGGTCGAGGCGCGTCTGGCGGCCTGCGTGAACATCCTTGCTCCCTGCACCTCGGTGTACCGCTGGCAGGGCGCGGTCGAGACCACGACCGAGGTGCCGCTGCTGATCAAGACCACGCCGGCGCGCTACGCCGAACTCGAGGCCGCGATCCGCGCACATCATCCCTATGAACTTCCCGAGATCGTCTCAGTCCCTGTGACGCAGGGCCTGCCCGCGTATATCGACTGGGTCGCTGCCGAAACCGCAGCCGCAGAATGAGCGCCGCGCGCAAACCTTCATGAAGATCACGATGCATCGTCTGCTGCTCCTGCTCGCGCTGGTCGCGAGTCTCCTCGCCCCCACGCTGTCCCGCGCCAACCCGATCGAGCCCGAGAAGGCCTTCGCGATGCGCGCGCAAGCGCTCGATGCGCAGACGGTGGAGGTGGTGTTCGAGGTCGCCAAGGACTACTACCTCTACGGCGACAAGTTCCGCTTCGAGGCCGAACCCGCCAGCGTGACGTTCGGGACGCCGGAAAAACCCATCGGCAAGAAGCACAAGGATGACTTCTTCGGCGAGGTGGAGACCCACCGCAACGAGTTGCGCATCCTGCTGCCGGTACAGGCGCCGCCGGGTGTGACCCGGTTCGAGCTGTTCGCCACCGTACAGGGCTGCTGGGACGGCGGCATCTGCTACCCGCCGACCACGCAGCAGGCTGCGATCGACCTCACCGCGCCACCGAAGAAGGCCGGCGGCGGCTTCCTCGCCAGCGTGCTCGGCGGGGGCTCGGGCACGGCCGAGCCGACCGCAGCTTCCGCGACCCCCGCCTCCAGCGCGACCTCGGCGTCTGCCGGGGTCGACGTCTCCAGCGACGAAACCGGCGACATCGCCCGCATGCTCGCGGGCGCCAGCGTGCCGATCATCCTGCTGAGCTTCTTCGGCTTCGGCCTGCTGCTCGCCTTCACGCCCTGCACCTTCCCGATGATTCCGATCCTGTCGGGCATCATCGTCGGCCAGGGCAACAAGGTCTCGCACCTGCGCGCCTTCGTGCTGTCGCTCGCCTACGTGCTCGGCATGGCGGCGACCTATGCGCTCGCCGGGGTCGCCGCCGGCATGACCGGCACCATGCTGTCGGCCGCGCTGCAGAACGTGTGGGTGCTGTCGGCCTTCGCCGTGCTGTTCGTGCTGCTGTCGCTGTCGATGTTCGGCTTCTACGAGCTGCAGCTGCCCACCGCGCTGCAGAGCAGGCTCGCCGACACCGCCAGCCACGGCAAGGGTGGCCACCTCGGCGGCGTGACCCTGATGGGCGTGCTGTCGGCGCTGATCGTCGGCCCCTGCGTGGCGGCGCCGCTGGCCGGCGCCCTGCTCTACATCGCGCAGACCGGCGATGCCGTGCTCGGCGGCTGGGCGCTGTTCGCGATGGGCCTGGGCATGGGCGCGCCGCTGCTGGCGGTGGGCGTGGCCTCGCGCAGCCTGCTGCCCAAGGTCGGGCCGTGGATGGAAGGGGTCAAGAAGGCCTTCGGCGTCATGCTGCTGGCGGTGGCGCTGTGGATGATCACCCCGGTGATCCCGGCGCTGGCGATGATGCTGGGCTGGGCGGCGCTGCTGCTGTTCTCGGCCATCTTCCTGCACGCCATCGATCCGCTGCCGCACAACGCGAAGGGCTGGCAGCGCTTCTGGAAGGGCGTGGGCGTGGTGCTGCTGCTGGCTGGCGCGGCGATCCTGATC
This region of Thauera sp. JM12B12 genomic DNA includes:
- a CDS encoding CDGSH iron-sulfur domain-containing protein, whose translation is MAEKLEPHIAQKSPFAVEVEAGGKYFWCACGHSKKQPFCDGSHKGTGFAPVAFTAEQSGTVYLCGCKHTANAPYCDGTHAKL
- the dsbD gene encoding protein-disulfide reductase DsbD — its product is MHRLLLLLALVASLLAPTLSRANPIEPEKAFAMRAQALDAQTVEVVFEVAKDYYLYGDKFRFEAEPASVTFGTPEKPIGKKHKDDFFGEVETHRNELRILLPVQAPPGVTRFELFATVQGCWDGGICYPPTTQQAAIDLTAPPKKAGGGFLASVLGGGSGTAEPTAASATPASSATSASAGVDVSSDETGDIARMLAGASVPIILLSFFGFGLLLAFTPCTFPMIPILSGIIVGQGNKVSHLRAFVLSLAYVLGMAATYALAGVAAGMTGTMLSAALQNVWVLSAFAVLFVLLSLSMFGFYELQLPTALQSRLADTASHGKGGHLGGVTLMGVLSALIVGPCVAAPLAGALLYIAQTGDAVLGGWALFAMGLGMGAPLLAVGVASRSLLPKVGPWMEGVKKAFGVMLLAVALWMITPVIPALAMMLGWAALLLFSAIFLHAIDPLPHNAKGWQRFWKGVGVVLLLAGAAILIGALAGSRDPLQPLSVLRAQAAATVNVPQFEKVNSIAELDARLAQTDRPVMLDFYADWCVSCKEMERFTFSDARVAERMGQMLLLKADVTANNDEHKALLKRFGLFGPPGIIFFDAAGKEREGLRVVGFMKAEPFATVLDRAL
- a CDS encoding type II toxin-antitoxin system prevent-host-death family antitoxin — protein: MEALTYNYTRTHLAQVMRSVNEDCAPVLLTTQRGKPMVIMSLDDYNALEETAYLLRSPKGAKRLMESVEQLRAGGGEPRALIETDDAV
- a CDS encoding alpha/beta fold hydrolase; this translates as MSRPLPTEAALLRGPAGAIEVLIDAPEAVKGIALVCHPHPLFGGANTNKVAHTLARAYRDLGFAVIRPNFRGVGKSEGEHDHGEGETEDMLSVLSWAESRWGALPLALGGFSFGGYVQVRVANRLAEGIAPPRQLVLVGMAAGDTTGSGRRYDTPALPKGIPALVIHGENDDTVALANVLDWARPQEQPVIVIPGADHFFHGKLHLIRELIARNVAPA
- a CDS encoding glutathione S-transferase, with translation MKLLASLTSPYARKIRIVLDEKGLPFELVVDSPWEANTRIPELNPLGKVPVLIADSGETFFDSPVIAGYLETLDTAPALLPASGLDAVRVRQTEALADGVTDAAVAALLESRRPDGERSDREITRQKDKIDRGLAELERRLDDRHWFNGNAMQLGDIAAAVALGYLDLRFAALDWRGRHPGLVPFAERMFGRESFKRTQPPAG
- a CDS encoding prepilin-type N-terminal cleavage/methylation domain-containing protein: MKKMQQGFTLIELMIVVAIIGILAAVALPAYRDYVVQAAGGAAMKGVSAWVSKAQVCVQAGVGCAEMHAEAKPAELVVAAAIADGVGGTAVWTNDKCVVTATLGADGGLTYGAVGVDAANNALCTAGAGL
- a CDS encoding IS5 family transposase, which translates into the protein MRGQLDPQSSMFHYFSPESRVPADHPLRRVKRLADRALGAISGELDALYSSVGRPSIPPERLLKAQLLIALYSVRSDRQFCEQLDHNILFRWFLDMDLESPTLDQSNFSRLRERLVATDVARRFFDEVVNLARKQKLLSSDHFTVDGTLIDAWASFKSFKPKGGTPPKDGDDGTGMVDFKGEKRSNATHQSTTDPESRLMRKGNGQPAKLSYGGHVLMENRNGLCVDILITESTQAEHRAARQLLTRARRRHIHPKTLGADKGYHVKEFVAHLREHAVRPHIARIKDRKTPGLDGRTTRTKGYQVSQRKRKRVEEIFGWLKTVGGLRKTRFIGQAKTQMAAFISGAAYNLLRIAKLSVSEVKA
- a CDS encoding HepT-like ribonuclease domain-containing protein; amino-acid sequence: MRKRGPLIDGVRGFRIRAASGQDAPWRAISGFRDILVQDFLAVDVDVVWLVVDQELSRLRAALPWMQTGLPLV
- the cutA gene encoding divalent-cation tolerance protein CutA, giving the protein MSEPPSAPSPAADAPRALLVLTNLPDAAHAQTLAAALVEARLAACVNILAPCTSVYRWQGAVETTTEVPLLIKTTPARYAELEAAIRAHHPYELPEIVSVPVTQGLPAYIDWVAAETAAAE
- a CDS encoding histidine phosphatase family protein; its protein translation is MRALLACLCLLLPFAAARAETGEAALWAALRDGGHVALIRHALAPGTGDPPGFRVDDCATQRNLSAAGRAQARAIGERFRANGIATAAIFSSQWCRCLDTAREMGLGEAVAFPGLNSFFADRGEEAWHTAAARALIAERAHGPVPLVLVTHQVNITALSGVFPASGEIIVMRLHGATLSLAGRIRTD
- a CDS encoding prepilin-type N-terminal cleavage/methylation domain-containing protein, with the protein product MKRVQQGFTLVELMIVVAIIGILAAVALPSYRNYVAQAQGAAAMKGVLSWAAKAQACVMTGLGCVSLSAELATVSQLAGSSAISDGVASTLVWDTGTCSVTATITPQGGISYAAASTGSGATNSQCQSGAGL
- a CDS encoding Txe/YoeB family addiction module toxin → MQSRFSDHAWEDCLYWHETDRKQLKQINTLIEDIRRHPFTGIGKPEPLKHQLAEFGSRRIDDRHRLVYAVEGEVLLIAQCRY